The following nucleotide sequence is from Acidovorax radicis.
AAGATGCTGACCATCAGCGCACGCGGGTCATTGGCCAGGATGTCTTCGGTGCCGTTGCCGTGGTGCACGTCAAAGTCCACCACCGCCACGCGCTGCAGATTGTAGCGCTGCAGCGCATATTTGACGGCCACCGCCACGTTATTGAAAAAGCAGAAACCCATGGCCTTGTCACGGCAGGCATGGTGGCCCGGCGGGCGCACGGAGCAGAACGCGTTTTCGATCTCGCCCGCCATCACGGCATCGGTGGCGGCCAGCGCGGCCCCCGCCGCGCGCAGCGAGGCTTTCCAGGTGTGGGCGTTGATGGAGGTGTCGGTATCGATCTGCGCATAGCTGGGGCCGCCGGCCATCAGCTCTTCGTTGAGCCGGTCCGACAGACCGCGCAGGGCTGCGATGTGCATGCGGCCATGGGCCAGTTCGATGTCGGCCAGCGAGGCCTCGGGCGCTTCATAACGCTCCAGCGCGTCACCCACGCCGGTGACCAGCAAACGGTCTTCAATCGCGTCCAGCCGCTCGGGGCATTCGGGGTGGCCCGGGCCCATCTCGTGTTTCCAGCAATCCCGGTGGGTGAAATAGCCCGTTTTGCTCACAGTCTTGTCCCCTCGTCGCATATCTTTGAAGTTTTTCGGATAACGTCGTGCCATGAACGCACAGCACAAGATCAAATCACTTCTGGATCAGCTTAACACGGTGATTGTGGGCAAAAAATCCCAGGTACAAGACTGCGTGGCCTGCCTGTTGGCGGGGGGCCACCTGCTCATCGAAGACGTGCCCGGGGTGGGCAAGACCACGCTGGCGCACGCGTTGTCGCACACCTTTGGCCTGCAGTTTTCGCGCGTGCAGTTCACCGCCGACCTGATGCCCAGCGACCTGACCGGGGTGTCGGTGTACGAGCGCGGCAAGGAGGCCTTCGTGTTCCACCCCGGCCCGGTGTTTGCCCAGGTGCTGCTGGCCGATGAGATCAACCGCGCCAGCCCCAAGACCCAAAGCGCGCTGCTGGAGGCCATGGAAGAAAAGCAGGTGTCGGTGGAAGGCGAAACCCGCGCCCTGCCCCACCCCTTCTTCGTTATCGCCACCCAGAACCCGCACGACCAGCTGGGCACCTTTGCGCTGCCCGAGTCGCAGCTCGACCGGTTTTTGATGCGCATCTCCATCGGCTACCCTGACCGCGAGGCCGAACGCATGCTGCTGGCCGGTGGCGACCGGCGCGACATGGTCAGCAGCCTGTTGCCGCTGTTGTCTGGCGAGGAGCTGGCCGAGCTGCAGCGCCAGGTGCTGGCCGTGCACACCGCCGAGCCACTGCTCAACTACGTGCAGGACCTGATCGCAGCCACGCGCTCGGGCCGCTGGTTTTTGCAGGGGTTGTCGCCGCGCGCAGGCATCGCCATGCTGCGCGCGGCCAAGGCACAGGCGCTGATCAGCGGGCGCGACTACGTGGCGCCTGACGACGTGCAGGCCGTGCTGCCGCAAACCATCGCCCACCGCCTGGTGCCCGTGGGGGATGCGCGGCGCGGCGCGGTCGAGCAGGTGCGCGCCATGGTTGACGCCGTGCCCCTGGCATGAAGCCCCCCCTGAGTCGCTTCGCGCCTTCGTTCCGGGGGGCGACGCCCTCGCTGCGGGGCGGCCCTTGCTTGGCGTGCCTGGCTGGGACCACGCCTGTCTCAACAGGCCATGGACGATGCGCGGCGCGCGGCGCCATGAGCGATTGACATGACATCCGCCCCCACCCATCCCGTTGCGCCCTGGCGCGCGGCCCTCGCCCGGCTGAACCCGATCGCGCCGCTGCGCCGCCGCTTTGAGCGCTGGTGGCAGGCGCGGCTGCCGCTCAGCGACACCCTGGTGCTCACACAGCGCAACGTCTACATCCTGCCCACACGCTCGGGGTGGATGCTCGCACTCACGCTGCTGGTGCTGCTGGTTGCATCCATCAACTACCAGCTCAACCTGGGTTATCTGCTCACGTTTTTGCTAGCGGGCAGTGCGGTGGTGGGTGTGCATATCTGCCACGCCAATCTGCGCGGCATGACCTTGCACCTCAAGACACCGGCGCCGCACTTCCTGGGCCACAGCACCGCGTTTGAGGTGCAGCTGTCGAGCGACCGCGCATCGCCGCGCTACGGCGTTGCGCTGTCGGTGCATGGCAAGGGCAAGGCCGAACACCATTGGGCCTGGACCGATGTGCCCGCCCAGGGCCAAGCCAGCGTGCAGGTGGCGTTTCAGCCCACGCGCCGGGGCCTGCACCGCGTGCCCACGCTGACGGCCGAGACCCGGTTTCCCCTCGGCACCTTTCGGGTCTGGACCTACTGGCGCCCGGCCGCCGAGGTGCTGGTGTACCCCACGCCAGAAACGCCCGCGCCGCCGCTGCCTGCGGGTGAGCCACGCGCGGGGGGCACGGGCAGTGCGCTGTCACAGGGCATTGGCGAATTCGACGGCGTGCGTGCCTACCGGCGCGGCGACCCGCTCAAGCTCGTGGTCTGGAAAAAAGCCGCCAAATCGCTGGCCACCGGCACCGACGACCTGGTCAGCCGCGACGCCCAGCAAGCCCAGCGGCACGAGCTGTGGCTCGACCTGGCCAGCGCCTCGCTGCCCGACCCCGAAGCCCGCATCTCGCGGCTGACCGCCTGGGTGCTGCAGGCCGACCGCCTGGGGCTGGACTACGGCTTGCGCCTGCCTGGACTGGAGATCGCGCCCGACACCGGCGCCGCCCACCGCATGCGCTGCCTGGAGGCACTGGCACTGTGCTGATTTCTTCCATTGTTTTATATAACAAATTGGCCTCTAGCGCTTATTACACAAGCGCAATCAGCTATTTATTTGATAGCAAATCGTGCATGACGCCCCAGGCGTGCCGTATGTTGCAACTGCCAGCACAAGTGCCATGACCCTGCGCCAGACCTTCAATGCCCTGCCCCGCGACGCGCGGGACACGCTGTTTTTGCTGTTCGTGATCGCCTGGGTCATCGGCCCCCAAGTGGGGGTGCTGCCCCTGTGGGCCAGTCTGCTGGCGGGCGGGCTGCTGCTGTGGCGGGGCTGGCTGGCTTTCAAGGGGCTGCCGCTGCCCGGGCGCTGGGTGCTCAGCATCCCGCTGGTGCTGGCGATTGCCGGCACGCTGTACACCCATCGCACCATCCTGGGCCGCGATGCGGGGGTGACGATGATCGTGATGCTGCTGGCGCTCAAGATGCTGGAGCTGCGCGCTCGGCGCGACGCCATGGTGGTGTTTTTTCTGGGCTTCTTCACGATGCTCAGCAACTTCTTCTTTTCGCAATCGCTGCTCACGGCCGCTGCCATGCTGGTGGCGCTGCTGGGGTTGCTGACAGCGCTGGTCAACGCGCACATGCCGGTGGGCCGCCCGCCACTGTCGCAGGCGTTTCGCACGGCCGGCACCATGGCGCTGCTGGGCGCGCCCATCATGGCCGCGCTGTTCCTGCTGTTTCCGCGCATGGCGCCGCTGTGGGGCATGCCCAGCGACAGCATGACCGGGCGCAGCGGGCTGTCGGGCGCCATGAAGGTGGGCAACATGGCCGATCTGGCGCTTGATGACAGCGTGGCCATGCGGGTGCGTTTTGACACCCCGGGCGGCGCTGCACCGCCCCAAAGCGCGCTGTACTTTCGCGGCCCGGTGTTCGCGCGGTTCGACGGCACCGAGTGGCTCCCGCTATCGGGCCGCTCGGGCGACCTCACGCTGTCGCGCGCCAGCACGCCTGCCAACCTGCAGGTGCAAGGCGAGCCTGTGCGTTACGAGGTGACGCTGGAGCCCCACCAGCGCCCCTGGCTGCTGCTGCTCGACGCAGCGGTGGACAAACCCGTCGTGGCAGGCATGGACACCTTCATGACCCAGGACCTGCAGTGGCTGACCAGCCGGCCCGTCAACGACCTCGTGCGGTACAAGGCCACCAGCTACCCGCAGTTCACCCATGGCCCGAGCACGCCCACCGCCAGCCTGCGCGCCTATACCGAGCTGCCCGCCGGCTTCAACCCCCGCACGCTGGCGCTGGCGCAGCAGATGCAGAGCGACCCACAGATCACGGCCAACGCGGCCTCCGGGCCCGCCAGGGCCGAGGCGCTGGTCCAGGCCGCGCTCACGCGCCTGCGCACCGGCGGCTATCTCTACACGCTGGAGCCCGGCGTGTATGGCCAGCACACTGCCGACGAGTTCTGGTTTGACCGCAAGGAAGGCTTTTGCGAGCACATTGCCTCGGCTTTTGTGGTGCTGATGCGTGCGCTCGACATCCCGGCGCGCATCGTCACCGGCTACCAAGGCGGCGACCGCAACCCCGTGGACAACGCCTGGACCGTGCGCCAAAGCGATGCCCACGCCTGGGCCGAGGTCTGGATCGCGGGGCGTGGCTGGGTGCGGGTAGACCCCACCGGCGCCGTGTCGCCAGGGCGTGTCGGCGCCTTCCAGCGCCTGCGCGCCCCGCAGGGCGCGTTTGCGTCGGCCATGGGGGCGGTCATCAGCCCCGGGATTGCACAAAACCTGCGCGCTTTCTGGGAAGCCACCAACAACCGCTGGAACCAGTGGGTGCTCAATTACACCCAAAGCCGCCAGCTCGATCTGCTCAAGTCGCTGGGGTTCGAATCACCCAGCTGGCAGGACCTGACCATGGTGCTGGGTTGTCTGATCCTGCTTGCCGCCGTCGGGGGCATGGGATGGAGCCTGTGGGAGCGCAGCCAGCACGACCCCTGGCTGCGCCTGCTGGCCCGCACACGCCAGCGCCTGGCGCGCGCCGGGCTGGACCTGCCCGACACCCTGCCGCCGCGCGCCATGGCCGAGCGGGCGCAGGCACAATTTGGCACCTCCGCCACCGCATTGGCCCACTGGCTGCTGCGCCTGGAACAGCAACGCTACGCGCAGCACCCCGACAACGAATGGAAGCGCCTGCGGCGCGAGTTCCGCACACTGACCTGGCCCACTGCGCCCCGCCGTTGACTTTGTAGACCCTGACCCAGCCCCAGACCCTGACCACCGGACATGCCCAACATATTTCGTACGATCACGCTCGCCATCGCTAGCGTATTGATAGCTGCTTGCGCAACACCAGCAAGCGCTAGCAGCCAAAAACACCAAAAAATCCACACCCTGCAGACCCAACGCCCCACAGGCACAAGCCAAGGCGGCCGCTCCAAAGCCGCCCCCGTTTTCTATGCATCGCGCCCCGAAGCCCTTGCGTTTGCCGACGACCTGGCCGCACGCCGCGACCTCGACCGCGAATGGGTGCGTCAGGCCATCGGCCAGGCGCAGTTCCTGTCCCAGGTGCCCAAGCTCATGCTGCCGCCCGCCAAGGGTGCGGCCAAGAACTGGCGTGTGTACCGCAGCCGTTTCATCGACCCCGTGCGCATCCGCGCAGGCCAGCGGTTCTGGCAAGACAACCAGGCCACGCTGGAGCGGGCCGAGCGCGAGTACGGCGTGCCCGCCGAGATCATTGTCGGCATCATCGGCGTGGAGACCATCTACGGCCAGCAGATGGGCAACTTTCGCGTGATGGACGCGCTGGCCACACTGGCGTTTGACTTCCCCTCGGCCCACCCGCGCGCCAAAGAACGCACCGAGTTCTTTCGCCGCGAGCTCGAACAGTTTCTGAGCCTCAGCCATCGCAGCAACACCGATCCTTTCGAGCCACGGGGCAGCTACGCGGGCGCCATGGGCCTGGGGCAGTTCATGCCGTCGAGCTGGGTGCGCTACGCGGTGGACTTTGACGGTGATGGCCGCATCGACCTGTTCAACAGCCCTGCCGACGCCATCGGCTCTGTGGCCAACTACTTTCGTGGCCACGGCTGGACCCCGGGCATGGTCACCCATTTCGGCGTGCAACTGGACGCGACCCCGCAACAGTTCGATGAACTGCTGGCCCCCGACATCCTGCCCACCTTCAGCGTGGCCAGCATGGCCGCCAAAGGCGCTGTGCTGGACGCTGCGGGTGCGCAATACCCGGGCCCGCTGGCGCTGGTCGAGCTGCAAAACGGCGGCGATGCACCGAGCTACGTGGCGGGCACCGAGAACTTCTACGCCATCACACGCTACAACTGGTCCAGCTACTACGCCATGGCCGTGATTGAACTGGGGCGCGAAGTGGCGGAGGCACGCGGGCGATAACCCACCCGGCCATAAAGACGCTGGGGACAGAGGCACCCAGGCGCATCGAGAAGCACGCTTATCCCCGCCCGTGCACGCCAGCGCCAGTCAGTCCACAATCGTGGGCTTCGACCGCTGGCGTGGCAGCGCCACCGCAGCGGCCCGCCTGTTTTTCACCCCTGCCTTATGCCTGCATCACCATCTACAACACCTGCTGTGGACGCCATCGTCCGCGTGCGCGGCGTGAGCAAAACTTACGCTGGCGGCTTTCAGGCGCTTAAAAACATCGACCTCGACATCCGTCCGGGCGAGATATTTGCGCTGCTCGGGCCCAACGGCGCGGGCAAGACCACGCTCATCAGCGTGATCTGTGGCATGAGCAATGCCACCGAGGGCAGCGTCACCGCTGACGGTCACGACACCGTGCACGATTACCGCGCCGCCCGGGCCGCCATAGGCTTGGTGCCCCAGGAGCTGCACACCGATTCATTTGAAACCGTGTGGGCCACGGTGACCTTCAGCCGGGGCCTGTTTGGCAAGGCGCCCAACCCGGCCTTCATCGAAAAGATCCTCAAGGACCTGTCGCTGTGGGACAAGAAAGACAGCAAGATCCTGGCGCTCTCGGGTGGCATGAAACGCCGCGTGCTGATCGCCAAGGCCTTGTCGCACGAGCCCAAGATCCTGTTCCTCGATGAACCCAGCGCCGGCGTGGACGTGGAGCTGCGCCACGACATGTGGCGCCTGGTGCGCGCGCTGCGTGACGCGGGCACCACCATCATCCTGACCACCCACTACATTGAAGAGGCCGAAGACATGGCCGACCGGATCGGCGTGATCCGCAAGGGCGAGCTGATTCTGGTGGAAGACAAGGACGTGCTGATGCGCAAGCTCGGCAAAAAGCAGCTGACGCTCACGCTGCAACAGCCCATGGGACATGTGCCCGATGCGCTGGCGCGCTGGCCGCTGGTGCTCAGCCACGGCGGCTCCGCCCTGACCTACACCTTCGACACCCAGCAGGAGGACACCGGCATTGCCGCGCTCTTGCGTGCACTGGCCGAGCACGGCATTGACTTCAAGGACCTGCATTCGAGCGAAAGCTCGCTCGAAGACATCTTTGTGAGCCTTGTGCACCAGGGCAAAACCGAACCGAAAGCACCAACAGCATGACCAGCCTGAACCTGCATGGCGTGAGCGCCATCTACCGCTTCGAGATGCACCGCGCGTTTCGCACCTGGATGCAAAGCCTGATTGCACCGGTGCTCTCCACCGCGCTTTATTTCATTGTTTTTGGCTCGGCCATCGGCTCGCGCATGGGCGACATCGGCGGTGTGAGCTACGGCGCCTACATCATCCCCGGGCTGCTGATGCTGTCGCTACTGTCCGAGAGCATTTCCAACTCGGCCTTTGGCATCTACATGCCCAAGTGGTCAGGCACCATCTACGAGCTGCTGAGCGCACCGGTGAACTGGGTGGAGGTGCTGTTAGGCTATGTGGGCGCAGCGGCCAGCAAGTCGCTGCTGGTCGGCGTGCTCATTTTGACCACGGCGCGCGTGTTTGTGCCGTATGAAGTGGCGCATCCTGTGTGGATGGTCGGCTTTCTGGTGCTCACGGCCATCACGTTTTGCCTGTTCGGCTTCCTCATCGGCTTGTGGGCCGACAGCTTTCAGAAGCTGCAGGTCATACCGCTGCTGGTCATCACGCCGCTCACCTTTCTGGGCGGTGCGTTCTACAGCATCAACATGCTGCCGCCTTTCTGGCAGACGGTGTCGCTGTTCAACCCCGTGGTGTATCTCATCAGCGGCCTGCGCTGGGCCTTCTACGGCCAAGCGGATGTACACATCGGCGTGAGCGTGGGCATGACGCTGGTCTTCATGGCCATTTGCCTTGCAGTGGTGTGGTGGGTGTTCAAAACGGGGCACCGCATCCGGCGCTAAGAGCCTGTTCAAAGGCCGGACGGGGTTACACCAGCTTGCGGATAGGCTGGTGGCGCCAGATTTTCCGGTAGTAGGTGCCCTGCAGCAAAAGCATCGCAGCAAACGCTACCGGATAACCCATCCACACCCCGTGCAGCCCGAACTGGTGGCTCAACAACCAGGCGGCAGGCAGCTCAACCAGCGCGATGCAGGCAATCGCAATGCCGGTGGGCACCAGCACCGCGCCGTTGGCCCGCATCATCCCCGACAGCGCAGAGGCCATGCCGAAAATCACGGTGCTCCACAGCATGACGTGCAGCAGCTCCTGCGCCACCTCGATCACGGCTGCATCGGTAATGAAAAAACCCATCAGTACACGCGAGAACAAGTAACCCAGCAGCACCAGTGTTCCCGTCAGCACCACGTTCATCCACAGCGCCGTGCGTACGATGGCCCCCAGCGTATGCAGGCGCCCGGCCCCGATGGCCTGCGCGCCCAGGATAGACGTGGTGATAGCAATCGAGATGGCCGGAAACTGTACATACGCAACCACCTGGTTCACCGCGCCATAGGCCGCCGTGGCCTTGGAGCCATAGCCGTTGACCAGGCTCAGCAACGCCAGCTCGGCCAGCGAAATCACGATCATCTGCACCCCGGTGGGCAGCCCCACGCGCAGCACACCGCGCAACAAGGCCAGGTCAATGCGCAAATGCCGCGCCAACGCATGCCCGGGCGCGAGCGGGCTGTTCAGGCGCACCAGCCGCCAGCCCAACCATGTGGTGGCCACCACAAACGACACCACCGTCGCAGCCGCGCCGCTGGCTACGCCCAGCTGGGGCAACCCTGCCCAGCCGCGAATCAGTGCAGGCGTGAGCACCAGGCCGATACCTGCCGAAATCAGCAGGGTGTAAAGCGGCGTGACGGTGTCGCCCACCCCACGCAACATGGCCGTGGCCAGCAGAAACACAAACAGCCCAGGCATGGCAATCAGGATGATGCGAGCGTATGCGGTGGCGTCTTGCAGGATGTCAGCCGGCGTGCCAAGCGCGCGCAGCATGGGACCAGTAAAAGTCCCACCCAGCACGGCCACCAACAGGCCAAACACTACGCCCACTGCGAGCGTGGTACCGGCCACTGCACGCACCCGGTCGACCTTGCCCGCACCCCAGGCCTGGCCAATCAGCACCGATGCGCCAGCGCCCAGGCCGATCATGAAAGCAATAAAAAAGAACATCACCGGGAAAAAACCGGACACTGCCGCCAACGCCTTCACGCCCAGCATCTGGCCGATATAGATGTTGTTGAGCGTGCCCGAGAGCGACTGCAGGATGTTGCTCGCCAGCATGGGCGCCAGAAAAGCGCCAAAAACGCGCCACAGCGGGCGTGGGGTGGCTGCGACGGCGCCGGGGGTCATCTCAGTGGGGGGCATCGGGGCTCCAGGACGCAGCGGCCAGGCCCTGCAAATAGTGTGAAACATCCACAGGCCAAAGCGCCAGCAACGCATCAAAGCGCGCCTGGTCACCCGCAAACAGCGCACGGGCCGCCTCTTCAAAACCTTCCAGCGACCCGGCCATGGCGGTCATGAACCGGTAGGCCGCCTCGCGCGATTCGCGCACCGTGTCGCGCCCCTGGTGGATGCGTCGCGCTTCCTCCACCAGGCGGCGCAGGGCCACCGAGGCACCGCCGGGTTGGCGGCTGAGCCAATCCCAGTGGTGCGGCAACAGCGTGACCTCGCGCGCAATGACACCCAGCTTGGGGCGGCCTACGCTGCGCGGCGGGCTCTCGATGGCGGGCTCTGGGGCAGCAGCGGTTGCCGGTTCGCGCAGATCCAGGTCCACCAACGCACCGGTGGCATCGTCAAAAATCAGGAGCGCAGCGCCGCCTTGGAGAGGGCGCAACTGTGCAAAGACGTCTTCGCGGTTGCCGTGTGCGATGCGCTCAAAACCTCCGAACGCCGTGAGGGTATGAACACTCATGGACGCCCACCGTTGTAGCCGCTATCGCCGTGACAAGGAATCTCTTCGCGCCACAGCGCGAGCATGCTGGCCAGCTCGCCCGCATAGTCAAACAGAGGATCGTCCCGTTCCTTGAGCTGATCGAGCACCTCGAAGCTGAAAGCCTCGGCGCCGTGCGCGATCCAGTCCTGCTGCAGCAAGTGATTGCGGTGCGAACGCATTTTCAGCTCGAATCGCATGCGATTCATCGCGCCGTCGAGCTGGAGACTGCCGCCCACAAACACCCGGCCAGTGACCAGGTTGGTGAGCCTGAAAACACCAGCGAGAGGACGCGACTGCTTGTATTGCCGCAGCAGCTCGCGGCGTGTTTCCGAAGAGGGAGGGATGGCGTTCTCGCCCCCGCATGCAGGCAGAGGGGTCAACGCAGGCAACGAAGTGATCATTGCCAAATTTTACCCGGGCAATATTTTTACGCAATATACCCGGGTAAAAAATAACTCAAAAACGCTGCATCTGGCAACTGTGCGGCTGTTGTGCCTTGTCGGCCGCTATCTGCCGCACCACGCGAAACCCGTAGCCCGAGCCTTCCACGTCAAATTTCACACCGGGCGAACCTTTTTTCCCCATCACTCCAACGGCCAGCGCCTGCTGAAACTGGTGATCGGCACCGCGCATGTGGCCGCCTTGGCCTGCCATCTGCACGTTGGCGGTTTCCATCTGCCGGGCGACGGCCACCACGTCGGTGCTGCCCGCGCGCTCAATGGACTGGGCCAGTGCCTCGATCATGAGCTGCATGCGCATGTGCACGTAGTCGTCCTGTGGCTTGGGAAAGCGCGCGCGAAACGATTGGTAGAACGCCTCGCTTTGCGCGCCTGGCACGTTGGGCAGCCAATCGGCCACGGCCACGACCTTGCCGATACCAGCGTCGCCAATGGCAGCAGGCGCGCCCAGCGCGTTGCCATAGAAGGTGTAGAAGCTTCCTTCATAGCCCACGTCGCGTGCGGCCTTCACCAGCAGCGTCAGATCATTGCCCCAGTTGCCGGTGATGACAGCCTGCGCACCACTGGCCTTGATCTTGACGGCATAAGGCGCGAAGTCTTTCACGCGACCGACAGGGTGCAGCTCTTCACCCACCACCGCCACATCGGGACGTTGTGTGGCCAGCTGCTTTTTGGCCTCGCGCAGCACAGCCTGGCCAAAACTGTAATCCTGGCCGATAAGGTACACGCGCTTGATCGCCTTGTCTTCGCGCATCACCTGCATGAGCGCTGCCATGCGCATGTCGGCGTGGGCGTCAAAACGAAAGTGCCAGAAGCTGCACTTCTCGTTGGTGAGGATCGGGTCCACCGCCGAATAGTTGAGGAACAGCACCCGCTTGCCCGGATCGCGCTCGTTGTGTTTGTTGATGGCCTCGATAAGCACCGCAGCCGTGGCCGACGAGTTGCCCTGCAAAATAACCTGGGCACCGTCATCAATGGCCGCGCGCAATGCCGACAGCGCTTCTTCGTTCTGGCCCTTGCTGTCATAGCGCTCCAGCGCCAGCGGGCGCGGGCCGCCAGCGGTGGCCGGCAGCTGCACGCCACCGCGTGCGTTCACGCGTTCCATGGCCCAATAAATGTTGCGGTAGACAGCTTCGCCCGTATTGGCAAACGGGCCAGAGAGGCTCTCGATCAATGCCATCTTCACCGGCTTGGCCTGCGTCACCGCCGCCGAGGCTGCCGAGCCCGCCGATGGAGCCGATGGTGCAGCCGCTTGTGCCCACCCTGCAGTCAAGGGCGCCAACACCGCCACACAAGCGGCACCAAGGACACAAACGGACTGACGTAATGCCGCGAAGCCTGATTTCAAGCCTGCCGTGCGCAATATAAACATGCTGATTTTTCCCTTGAAAAGCGGCGCGGCCGTACACACCTCTTTGCCATGCGGCGACCACGTCGAGAGCCGCGCAGTGTATAGGAGTACCTCATGATCTTCGCCCCCGTGATTCGCCGCGCAGCCTACGCCCAAGCCCCCCGTTCTGCCGATCTCGCTCTGCAGCGTTTTCTGATGGGAACGATGGCCGCGCCGACCGCAGGCCGCTCTGCAGGCTCTGCTGGCTGCACCGTGACCCAGGACGAAAAAACCACCACGCTGCAACTGGATGTGCCTGGCCTCACCCGCGACCAACTGCAGATCAGCATCGAAGGCAACACCGTGCGCCTGCAAAGCGTGGAAGGCGCACCGCGCCAGGTGCAGCGCGCCTGGGAGTTGGCCGATGAAGTGGATGCCACCGCCAGCAATGCCAAGCTGGAGAACGGCGTACTGACGCTGACCCTCGCTCGCGTGGAGCCCACCAGCAAGGCCACTACCTTGACCATTCACTGAGCGGCCTCTTGCGCGCAAAGGCCTGCTGCTTTCGCAAGGCAGCTCACGTGGCCAGTTCGCTATTATAAATATAGCAACAAAGGCATGTAGCAATAGCGCTACATGCCTTTTTCATGTCAAACCACTACGCTGATCGCTGCGGGGCCGCACCCCAACCTCATTCATGCCTCAGCGCATCAATGGGGTCCATGCGGGCTGCGCGCCGGGCCGGGAAGTAGCCAAACACCACCCCAATGCCGGCCGAGAACACGAACGACAACAGGTTCACACCCGGGTTGAACAGGTA
It contains:
- a CDS encoding ABC transporter permease, which gives rise to MTSLNLHGVSAIYRFEMHRAFRTWMQSLIAPVLSTALYFIVFGSAIGSRMGDIGGVSYGAYIIPGLLMLSLLSESISNSAFGIYMPKWSGTIYELLSAPVNWVEVLLGYVGAAASKSLLVGVLILTTARVFVPYEVAHPVWMVGFLVLTAITFCLFGFLIGLWADSFQKLQVIPLLVITPLTFLGGAFYSINMLPPFWQTVSLFNPVVYLISGLRWAFYGQADVHIGVSVGMTLVFMAICLAVVWWVFKTGHRIRR
- a CDS encoding ABC transporter ATP-binding protein → MPASPSTTPAVDAIVRVRGVSKTYAGGFQALKNIDLDIRPGEIFALLGPNGAGKTTLISVICGMSNATEGSVTADGHDTVHDYRAARAAIGLVPQELHTDSFETVWATVTFSRGLFGKAPNPAFIEKILKDLSLWDKKDSKILALSGGMKRRVLIAKALSHEPKILFLDEPSAGVDVELRHDMWRLVRALRDAGTTIILTTHYIEEAEDMADRIGVIRKGELILVEDKDVLMRKLGKKQLTLTLQQPMGHVPDALARWPLVLSHGGSALTYTFDTQQEDTGIAALLRALAEHGIDFKDLHSSESSLEDIFVSLVHQGKTEPKAPTA
- a CDS encoding DUF3488 and DUF4129 domain-containing transglutaminase family protein, whose product is MTLRQTFNALPRDARDTLFLLFVIAWVIGPQVGVLPLWASLLAGGLLLWRGWLAFKGLPLPGRWVLSIPLVLAIAGTLYTHRTILGRDAGVTMIVMLLALKMLELRARRDAMVVFFLGFFTMLSNFFFSQSLLTAAAMLVALLGLLTALVNAHMPVGRPPLSQAFRTAGTMALLGAPIMAALFLLFPRMAPLWGMPSDSMTGRSGLSGAMKVGNMADLALDDSVAMRVRFDTPGGAAPPQSALYFRGPVFARFDGTEWLPLSGRSGDLTLSRASTPANLQVQGEPVRYEVTLEPHQRPWLLLLDAAVDKPVVAGMDTFMTQDLQWLTSRPVNDLVRYKATSYPQFTHGPSTPTASLRAYTELPAGFNPRTLALAQQMQSDPQITANAASGPARAEALVQAALTRLRTGGYLYTLEPGVYGQHTADEFWFDRKEGFCEHIASAFVVLMRALDIPARIVTGYQGGDRNPVDNAWTVRQSDAHAWAEVWIAGRGWVRVDPTGAVSPGRVGAFQRLRAPQGAFASAMGAVISPGIAQNLRAFWEATNNRWNQWVLNYTQSRQLDLLKSLGFESPSWQDLTMVLGCLILLAAVGGMGWSLWERSQHDPWLRLLARTRQRLARAGLDLPDTLPPRAMAERAQAQFGTSATALAHWLLRLEQQRYAQHPDNEWKRLRREFRTLTWPTAPRR
- a CDS encoding DUF58 domain-containing protein, encoding MTSAPTHPVAPWRAALARLNPIAPLRRRFERWWQARLPLSDTLVLTQRNVYILPTRSGWMLALTLLVLLVASINYQLNLGYLLTFLLAGSAVVGVHICHANLRGMTLHLKTPAPHFLGHSTAFEVQLSSDRASPRYGVALSVHGKGKAEHHWAWTDVPAQGQASVQVAFQPTRRGLHRVPTLTAETRFPLGTFRVWTYWRPAAEVLVYPTPETPAPPLPAGEPRAGGTGSALSQGIGEFDGVRAYRRGDPLKLVVWKKAAKSLATGTDDLVSRDAQQAQRHELWLDLASASLPDPEARISRLTAWVLQADRLGLDYGLRLPGLEIAPDTGAAHRMRCLEALALC
- a CDS encoding histone deacetylase family protein — protein: MSKTGYFTHRDCWKHEMGPGHPECPERLDAIEDRLLVTGVGDALERYEAPEASLADIELAHGRMHIAALRGLSDRLNEELMAGGPSYAQIDTDTSINAHTWKASLRAAGAALAATDAVMAGEIENAFCSVRPPGHHACRDKAMGFCFFNNVAVAVKYALQRYNLQRVAVVDFDVHHGNGTEDILANDPRALMVSIFQHPFYPYSGDHDPAPNMVNVPVPAYTRGMDIREIIEMMWMPRLEAFKPEMIFVSAGFDGHREDDMGQLGLTEQDYTWITQRVKDVARRYSKGRIVSCLEGGYVMGPLARSVEAHLRVLADL
- a CDS encoding AAA family ATPase, with the translated sequence MNAQHKIKSLLDQLNTVIVGKKSQVQDCVACLLAGGHLLIEDVPGVGKTTLAHALSHTFGLQFSRVQFTADLMPSDLTGVSVYERGKEAFVFHPGPVFAQVLLADEINRASPKTQSALLEAMEEKQVSVEGETRALPHPFFVIATQNPHDQLGTFALPESQLDRFLMRISIGYPDREAERMLLAGGDRRDMVSSLLPLLSGEELAELQRQVLAVHTAEPLLNYVQDLIAATRSGRWFLQGLSPRAGIAMLRAAKAQALISGRDYVAPDDVQAVLPQTIAHRLVPVGDARRGAVEQVRAMVDAVPLA
- the mltB gene encoding lytic murein transglycosylase B, translating into MPNIFRTITLAIASVLIAACATPASASSQKHQKIHTLQTQRPTGTSQGGRSKAAPVFYASRPEALAFADDLAARRDLDREWVRQAIGQAQFLSQVPKLMLPPAKGAAKNWRVYRSRFIDPVRIRAGQRFWQDNQATLERAEREYGVPAEIIVGIIGVETIYGQQMGNFRVMDALATLAFDFPSAHPRAKERTEFFRRELEQFLSLSHRSNTDPFEPRGSYAGAMGLGQFMPSSWVRYAVDFDGDGRIDLFNSPADAIGSVANYFRGHGWTPGMVTHFGVQLDATPQQFDELLAPDILPTFSVASMAAKGAVLDAAGAQYPGPLALVELQNGGDAPSYVAGTENFYAITRYNWSSYYAMAVIELGREVAEARGR